In Tsuneonella dongtanensis, a single window of DNA contains:
- the dctA gene encoding C4-dicarboxylate transporter DctA — protein MEVASAGEAAVRVRKPLYRQLYVQVVAAIVAGAALGHFYPDLGASLKPLGDAFIALVKMIIAPVIFLTVATGIAGMRDMAAVGSVAGKAFAYFLFFSTLALIIGLVVANVFQPGAGLGIDPATLDAEAVSNYAATAEETTITGFLLAIIPTTLFSALTAGSILQVLLVSILAGVAIAATRPHSDLVLDILGSAAAVIFKLVHMLMKLAPIGAFGAIAFTIGTFGIGTLANLAALIATFYITSILFVLVVLGLVARMAGFSIFALIRYLREELLLVLGTSSSEAALPSLMEKMEIAGCRKAVVGLVVPTGYSFNLDGTNIYMTLAALFIAQALGIELSLAEQVSLVLVAMISSKGAAGVTGAGFVILAATLSVVPSVPVAGMALILGIDRFMSECRALTNFVGNAVATIVIAKWENALDRDRLAAAMAGRAIPLEPADTELHERTSPHDAVHPAGEAI, from the coding sequence ATGGAGGTTGCCAGTGCGGGCGAAGCCGCGGTGCGTGTCCGCAAGCCGCTCTATCGCCAGCTTTACGTACAGGTCGTAGCCGCCATCGTCGCCGGTGCGGCGTTGGGCCATTTCTATCCGGACCTCGGCGCCAGCCTGAAGCCGCTCGGCGATGCGTTCATCGCGTTGGTGAAGATGATCATCGCGCCGGTTATCTTCCTGACCGTCGCGACCGGGATCGCCGGCATGCGCGACATGGCGGCGGTGGGCAGCGTGGCGGGCAAGGCCTTCGCCTATTTCCTGTTCTTCTCCACGCTCGCACTCATCATCGGCCTTGTCGTCGCCAACGTTTTCCAGCCGGGAGCCGGGCTCGGGATCGACCCCGCGACGCTCGATGCGGAAGCGGTCTCCAACTACGCCGCGACGGCGGAAGAAACCACGATTACCGGCTTCCTGCTCGCCATCATTCCGACGACGCTGTTCAGCGCGCTGACCGCGGGATCGATCCTGCAAGTGCTGCTCGTCTCGATCCTCGCAGGCGTAGCGATCGCTGCGACCCGGCCGCACAGCGACCTGGTCCTCGACATCCTCGGGTCGGCGGCCGCGGTGATCTTCAAGCTGGTGCACATGCTGATGAAGCTGGCTCCGATCGGCGCTTTCGGAGCCATCGCCTTCACCATCGGCACGTTCGGGATCGGCACGCTCGCCAACCTCGCGGCGCTGATCGCCACGTTCTACATCACCTCGATCCTGTTCGTGCTCGTTGTGCTCGGTCTCGTTGCCCGGATGGCGGGTTTCTCCATCTTCGCCCTGATCCGCTACCTGCGCGAGGAGCTGCTCCTTGTGCTTGGCACATCGTCGTCCGAAGCAGCCCTGCCGAGCCTGATGGAGAAGATGGAGATCGCCGGGTGTCGCAAGGCGGTAGTCGGGCTGGTCGTGCCGACGGGCTATTCGTTCAACCTCGACGGCACCAACATCTACATGACGCTGGCCGCGTTGTTCATCGCGCAGGCACTTGGGATCGAATTGTCCCTCGCCGAGCAAGTCTCTCTGGTCCTTGTGGCGATGATCAGTTCCAAGGGCGCCGCCGGTGTCACGGGTGCCGGATTCGTGATCCTCGCCGCGACGCTGTCCGTCGTCCCGTCGGTACCGGTGGCCGGCATGGCGCTGATCCTCGGCATCGACCGCTTCATGTCCGAGTGCCGCGCATTGACCAATTTCGTCGGCAACGCGGTCGCCACGATCGTGATCGCGAAGTGGGAGAACGCACTCGACCGCGATCGACTGGCCGCCGCGATGGCGGGTCGCGCGATACCCCTTGAGCCGGCCGATACCGAACTTCACGAACGGACGAGCCCGCACGATGCGGTCCACCCGGCGGGAGAGGCAATTTGA
- a CDS encoding sensor histidine kinase, which translates to MALSAIALIVIDRFERASALSQTRAVAAGDAEILAGGLRSELDKFSLVPRVLAEDPQVGALLDGTRAEVPRLNRRLEQVARQTGAAAIYLMDADGHTLAASNWNLPTSFVGSNYGFRDYFRDALRAGSATQFALGTVSRRPGLYIAQRVEAAGKTIGVVAVKVEFTELEADWRSATLGAFVTDGDGIVLITSDPAWRFRATRAIDYEARNRQSDLQLYGVARFDRLAEPAGDGQLVSTPLEIGANTILPRGWTINLLVDPAPQVAAAVATGRLALLSVLVAFGLLVGIAILLRRRREARTNALVAERTATLREQLTQANRLATLGQVSAGIGHEIRQPVGAVRVFAETGEKLLAKGMVEEARTNFARIVELADRIGVVTGELLSFSRRGTRAPRVMPIGQAIDGALLLLRDRIERLDIALERPLPGVAAIEVRGEHVRLEQVLVNLLQNALDAAGHAGRVAISVEADGANCRVTVADDGPGVPAGVRETLFHPFATTKDQGIGLGLVISRDIMRELGGDLEYSEGASGACFIMTIPRA; encoded by the coding sequence GTGGCGCTGTCCGCCATCGCCTTGATCGTGATCGACCGGTTCGAGCGCGCGTCCGCTCTGTCACAGACGCGCGCAGTGGCCGCGGGAGATGCAGAGATACTGGCGGGTGGCCTGCGGAGCGAACTCGACAAGTTCAGTCTGGTCCCCCGAGTACTCGCCGAGGACCCGCAGGTCGGCGCCCTTCTCGATGGTACGCGCGCGGAGGTGCCTCGCCTCAACCGGCGTCTCGAGCAGGTTGCGCGTCAGACGGGCGCGGCGGCTATCTACCTGATGGACGCGGACGGACACACGCTGGCGGCCAGCAACTGGAACCTTCCCACATCGTTCGTCGGATCGAATTACGGCTTTCGGGACTACTTTCGCGACGCACTGCGTGCCGGGTCCGCCACGCAGTTCGCACTCGGCACGGTGAGCCGACGTCCCGGTCTTTACATCGCGCAACGCGTGGAAGCCGCGGGAAAGACCATCGGGGTCGTAGCGGTAAAGGTCGAATTTACCGAACTGGAGGCGGATTGGCGAAGCGCGACCTTGGGTGCCTTCGTCACCGATGGCGATGGCATCGTTCTTATTACCAGCGATCCGGCATGGCGTTTCCGCGCCACGCGCGCCATCGATTACGAAGCGCGTAACCGGCAAAGCGATCTCCAGCTCTACGGAGTGGCTCGCTTCGATCGCCTTGCCGAACCGGCCGGCGATGGGCAACTGGTGAGCACACCACTGGAGATCGGTGCCAACACGATCCTTCCCAGGGGCTGGACGATCAACCTGCTTGTCGACCCTGCGCCGCAAGTCGCCGCCGCCGTCGCGACCGGGCGGCTGGCGCTGTTGTCGGTGCTGGTCGCATTCGGGCTCCTCGTGGGCATCGCAATCCTGCTACGTCGCCGCCGCGAGGCGCGCACCAACGCCTTGGTCGCGGAGCGCACGGCGACCTTGCGCGAACAGCTCACCCAGGCGAATCGACTGGCAACCCTGGGCCAGGTGTCTGCAGGGATCGGCCACGAAATCCGCCAGCCCGTCGGCGCGGTCCGCGTCTTTGCCGAGACCGGCGAGAAGCTGCTGGCCAAGGGCATGGTCGAAGAAGCGCGCACGAACTTCGCGCGGATCGTCGAGCTTGCGGACCGGATTGGCGTGGTGACCGGAGAATTGCTCAGTTTCAGCAGGCGCGGGACGCGGGCACCGCGGGTCATGCCCATCGGCCAGGCGATCGACGGGGCGCTGCTGCTCCTGCGCGACCGGATCGAGCGGCTCGACATCGCGCTCGAGCGGCCATTGCCGGGCGTGGCCGCGATCGAGGTGCGCGGCGAGCATGTCCGGCTCGAACAGGTGCTGGTCAATCTTTTGCAGAACGCGCTCGATGCCGCGGGCCACGCGGGCCGTGTCGCCATATCGGTCGAAGCCGACGGGGCGAACTGCCGCGTCACCGTGGCCGACGACGGCCCCGGCGTGCCCGCGGGGGTCCGCGAAACGCTGTTCCACCCCTTCGCGACCACGAAGGATCAGGGGATCGGTCTCGGGCTCGTTATCTCGCGCGACATCATGCGCGAGCTCGGCGGCGATCTCGAATACTCCGAAGGCGCTTCCGGCGCCTGCTTCATCATGACGATCCCCCGCGCATGA
- a CDS encoding sigma-54-dependent transcriptional regulator, translated as MNGTSNVPVIYVEDDEFLAAASVQALELEGFAVTRHAEALPALKELSRDFPGVVVSDVRLPGMDGLAFFARLREMDPDLPVIFTTGHGDVEMAVAAMRDGAADFLAKPYAADRLARSIRMAVQKRALILENRRLREELGQRAERHILGTSHSADRLRTLVAAVAAAEMDTVLEGPPGSGKTFTARLLHDLSPRRSRPFVAVDAAVLMHPDAELLLFGRDPSAGLSRTGLVERAQGGTLLLDEIESAGGQLRARLLSILASRSILPMGAERPRRLDIRLVIALRSDRAAGSEDLLDHRLSPVRISLPPLTERRDDLPTIFRSFVARHERELGMESRPIGEQEWRHLQVHDWPGNLRELDGYARAFTLGLTELSSDGAAAGPTRSLADGVAAFERTMIEDAMRRTRGDVGEAQRLLGTPRKTLYDKLSRYGLRARDFRR; from the coding sequence ATGAACGGCACATCAAACGTGCCGGTAATCTACGTCGAGGACGACGAGTTCCTTGCGGCCGCGTCGGTGCAGGCGCTGGAACTCGAAGGCTTCGCGGTGACCCGCCATGCCGAGGCCTTGCCCGCGCTGAAAGAACTGTCGCGGGATTTCCCGGGCGTGGTCGTCAGCGACGTCCGCCTTCCCGGGATGGATGGCCTCGCGTTCTTCGCACGCTTGCGCGAGATGGATCCGGACTTGCCGGTCATCTTCACCACAGGCCACGGAGATGTCGAGATGGCGGTCGCAGCGATGCGCGACGGTGCGGCCGATTTCCTGGCCAAGCCCTATGCCGCCGACCGCCTCGCCCGCTCGATCCGGATGGCGGTGCAGAAGCGCGCGCTGATTCTCGAGAACCGGCGTCTGCGGGAAGAGCTCGGACAGCGTGCCGAGCGCCACATTCTCGGCACCTCTCATTCGGCCGATCGCCTGCGCACGCTGGTGGCCGCGGTTGCCGCGGCAGAGATGGATACGGTGCTCGAAGGTCCGCCCGGTTCCGGAAAGACGTTCACCGCCCGACTGCTCCACGACCTCAGCCCAAGGCGCAGCCGCCCCTTCGTCGCGGTCGATGCCGCCGTCCTGATGCACCCGGATGCCGAGCTTCTGCTGTTCGGGCGAGACCCGTCTGCGGGGTTGTCGCGGACCGGCCTCGTCGAGCGCGCGCAGGGCGGCACCCTGCTCCTCGACGAGATCGAGAGCGCGGGCGGCCAGCTGCGCGCTCGCCTGCTGTCGATCCTCGCGAGCAGGTCGATCCTGCCGATGGGAGCGGAGCGTCCGCGACGTCTCGATATCCGGCTGGTGATCGCCTTGCGCAGCGATCGTGCAGCCGGGTCCGAGGATCTGCTCGACCACCGGTTGAGCCCGGTTCGGATCAGCCTGCCACCTCTGACCGAGCGGCGAGACGATCTCCCGACGATTTTTCGCAGCTTCGTCGCACGGCACGAACGCGAACTGGGCATGGAATCCAGGCCGATCGGCGAGCAGGAGTGGCGCCATTTGCAGGTCCACGACTGGCCGGGCAATCTCCGCGAACTCGATGGTTACGCCCGTGCCTTCACCTTGGGCCTGACCGAACTGTCTTCCGATGGAGCCGCTGCGGGCCCGACCCGATCGCTCGCCGATGGCGTTGCCGCATTCGAACGCACGATGATCGAAGACGCGATGCGCCGTACCCGGGGCGATGTCGGCGAGGCGCAACGTCTTCTCGGCACGCCCCGCAAGACGCTTTACGACAAGCTCAGCAGGTATGGCCTGCGCGCGCGGGACTTTCGCCGCTGA
- a CDS encoding sugar MFS transporter, protein MAAPIPGSTVGAGDSSGGAGVSDGSKRVLYLVFAVFFILGGVTNINDILIPKLKGLYQLSHFQANLVQFAFFTSYAIFSIPAGVLLRKLGYIRGFVVGFLVVAAGALLFLPAANTGVYASFLAALFVIGGGITLLQVAMNPVVVTLGDPSTASSRLTFAQAFNSVGVFLMVYGGAELLLGDTAPVDTAAMAPAELTAYRVSEATVIGHAYIGLAIAMVAIAALFWFWRKALDGRQVEETDYSGTLALLASTPRLQFGALCIFAYVGAEVAIASNMVAYMAEDRVLGLSPVEGGRMVALYWGGAMVGRLVGGFVLRAIKPGNVLAGAAAMNIALLAVSALTSGGLAAWSLVACGLFNSIMFPTIFSLSTQGLNERAAQASGVLCTAIVGGALIPPALGLVADGAGLAIALVVPIICYLVIAAFGRYARSHGIDG, encoded by the coding sequence ATGGCGGCACCGATACCGGGTTCGACTGTGGGGGCGGGCGATTCGAGCGGGGGCGCGGGCGTGTCCGATGGGTCGAAGCGGGTGCTGTACCTGGTCTTTGCGGTGTTCTTCATCCTGGGCGGGGTGACCAACATCAACGACATCCTGATCCCCAAGCTCAAGGGGCTCTACCAGCTCAGCCATTTCCAGGCGAACCTGGTGCAGTTCGCCTTCTTCACCAGCTATGCGATCTTCTCGATTCCTGCGGGCGTGCTCTTGCGCAAGCTCGGTTACATCCGCGGGTTCGTGGTCGGCTTCCTGGTGGTGGCGGCCGGCGCGCTCCTGTTCCTGCCGGCAGCCAACACCGGGGTCTATGCCAGCTTCCTTGCCGCGCTTTTCGTGATCGGCGGCGGCATCACCCTGCTGCAGGTGGCGATGAACCCGGTGGTGGTGACGCTGGGCGATCCCTCGACCGCGTCGAGCCGGCTGACCTTCGCGCAGGCGTTCAACTCGGTCGGCGTGTTCCTGATGGTCTATGGCGGGGCGGAGCTGCTGCTGGGCGATACCGCTCCGGTCGATACCGCCGCGATGGCCCCGGCCGAGCTCACCGCCTACCGCGTGTCGGAAGCCACCGTGATCGGCCATGCCTATATCGGGCTTGCGATCGCGATGGTGGCGATCGCGGCGCTGTTCTGGTTCTGGCGCAAGGCGCTCGACGGGCGCCAGGTGGAGGAGACCGACTACTCCGGCACGCTGGCGCTGCTGGCCTCGACCCCGCGGCTGCAGTTCGGCGCGCTGTGCATCTTCGCCTACGTCGGCGCCGAGGTGGCGATCGCGAGCAACATGGTCGCCTACATGGCGGAGGACCGCGTGCTCGGCCTCAGTCCTGTCGAAGGCGGGCGGATGGTCGCGCTCTACTGGGGCGGCGCGATGGTCGGGCGGCTCGTCGGCGGGTTCGTGCTGCGGGCGATCAAGCCGGGCAACGTGCTGGCGGGGGCCGCGGCGATGAACATCGCGCTGCTGGCCGTCTCGGCGCTGACCTCGGGCGGTCTTGCGGCGTGGTCGCTGGTCGCCTGCGGCCTGTTCAACTCGATCATGTTCCCCACGATCTTCAGCCTCTCGACCCAGGGCCTCAACGAGCGCGCCGCGCAGGCCTCGGGCGTGCTGTGCACCGCGATCGTCGGCGGCGCGCTGATCCCGCCCGCCCTCGGCCTCGTCGCCGACGGCGCAGGCCTCGCCATCGCGCTCGTCGTACCCATCATCTGCTACCTCGTCATCGCCGCGTTCGGACGATACGCACGCTCACACGGCATCGACGGGTAA
- the moaA gene encoding GTP 3',8-cyclase MoaA produces MTGNESFPSSRDLVDSFGRTISYVRMSVTDRCDFRCRYCMSEKMQFLPRKDLMTLKEIVDLADVFIARGVTRIRLTGGEPLVRRDVVKLIGWLGERLGRGLEELTLTTNGSHLAQYATQIADAGVRRVNVSLDTRDPVKFRHLTRRGELAPVLAGIEAAKRAGLAIKINMVALSGINDDEISDMLRWCDREENDLTLIETMPLGAIDDDRSDHFLPLDEVRRRLVEEFALVPSLARTGGPARYYEAAGLSTRVGFITPLTNNFCDGCNRIRVTATGTVFGCLGHDQSVELRDALRRGGVPEVSALLDRLLAGKPRRHDFRIEHASPAVDRHMSVTGG; encoded by the coding sequence ATGACCGGAAACGAGTCCTTCCCCTCCTCGAGAGACCTCGTCGATAGCTTCGGTCGAACGATTTCATACGTCAGGATGTCCGTGACGGACCGGTGCGACTTCCGGTGCCGATACTGCATGTCCGAGAAGATGCAGTTTCTCCCGCGCAAGGACCTGATGACGCTCAAGGAGATCGTCGATCTCGCGGATGTGTTCATCGCACGGGGTGTCACACGCATACGGCTCACCGGCGGCGAGCCGCTGGTCCGCAGGGATGTGGTAAAGCTCATCGGGTGGCTGGGCGAGCGACTGGGTCGCGGCCTGGAGGAGCTCACCCTCACCACCAACGGATCGCATCTGGCGCAATATGCCACGCAGATTGCTGACGCCGGCGTGCGGCGGGTCAACGTGAGCCTCGACACGCGCGATCCGGTCAAGTTCCGCCACCTTACCCGGCGCGGGGAGCTGGCACCGGTACTCGCCGGAATCGAGGCTGCCAAACGGGCTGGTCTCGCCATCAAGATCAACATGGTCGCGCTCTCCGGCATCAACGACGACGAGATTTCCGACATGCTGCGCTGGTGCGATCGTGAGGAGAACGACCTCACGCTGATCGAGACGATGCCGCTCGGCGCGATCGATGACGATCGTTCGGACCACTTCCTACCGCTCGACGAAGTGCGCCGACGCCTCGTCGAGGAGTTCGCACTCGTGCCCTCGCTTGCGCGAACGGGCGGGCCCGCGCGCTACTACGAGGCGGCCGGATTATCGACGCGGGTCGGCTTCATCACCCCGCTGACGAACAATTTCTGCGACGGTTGCAACCGCATCCGGGTGACTGCTACCGGCACCGTGTTCGGCTGCCTAGGCCACGATCAGAGCGTCGAACTGCGAGACGCGCTGCGGAGGGGAGGCGTTCCCGAAGTGAGCGCCCTGCTCGATCGACTGCTGGCCGGCAAGCCGCGCAGGCACGACTTCCGCATCGAACACGCCTCGCCCGCAGTCGACCGGCACATGAGCGTCACCGGGGGATGA
- a CDS encoding molybdopterin molybdotransferase MoeA, which produces MISFDEARARLFTMAHPLGKEPVALAKAAGRVLAEAVVARVDSPPRDVSTMDGYAVRSADLEEPPVRLRIVSEVFAGADDPGSIASGECARIFTGAPIPAHADRVVVQEVVEKDGDCAVFADAPSPGRNIRVRAGDFAAGTALLTEGTLLGPRQMVAAAAADLAEVTCWRRPRVRLLATGDELADPGSARGRPGAIPESISFGVDALVVRHGGEFCGTLRLGDDLAAMERAAGEALRQSDLVVVSGGASVGERDFAKAAFDPHGLDLLFAKVAIKPGKPVWLGKAAGKLVLGLPGNPTSALVTARLFLAPLVAGLAGRPAAPGDAWTTMVLGSPLGANGDREAFIRARRSDDGRVYPLDNQDSGAQHALAYADVLLRSPAHAQALPAGASVPGIEF; this is translated from the coding sequence GTGATTTCATTCGACGAGGCGCGCGCACGGCTCTTCACCATGGCGCACCCACTCGGGAAGGAGCCCGTCGCTCTTGCCAAGGCTGCCGGACGCGTGCTTGCCGAAGCGGTCGTCGCCCGGGTCGATTCCCCCCCGCGGGACGTCTCGACCATGGATGGCTATGCAGTTCGCAGCGCCGATCTCGAAGAGCCGCCCGTCCGGCTCCGGATCGTTTCGGAAGTCTTCGCTGGCGCTGACGATCCTGGCTCGATCGCCTCGGGCGAATGCGCCCGTATCTTCACCGGCGCCCCGATCCCGGCACACGCCGATCGGGTCGTCGTGCAGGAAGTGGTCGAGAAGGATGGCGATTGCGCGGTATTCGCCGATGCGCCGTCGCCCGGTCGCAATATCCGCGTCAGGGCGGGAGACTTCGCGGCGGGCACCGCGCTGCTGACCGAAGGAACCCTGCTGGGACCGCGGCAAATGGTGGCGGCTGCTGCGGCCGACCTGGCGGAAGTGACGTGCTGGCGGCGCCCACGTGTCCGCCTGCTGGCGACCGGCGACGAGTTGGCGGATCCCGGTTCGGCGCGCGGTCGGCCAGGCGCCATCCCCGAAAGCATCTCCTTCGGAGTGGACGCGCTGGTCGTGCGTCATGGCGGCGAATTCTGCGGGACGCTTCGGCTGGGCGATGACCTTGCCGCCATGGAGCGTGCAGCCGGCGAAGCGTTGCGACAGTCCGATCTTGTGGTGGTAAGCGGCGGCGCCTCGGTGGGGGAACGGGATTTCGCCAAGGCCGCTTTCGATCCGCACGGGCTGGATTTGCTGTTCGCCAAGGTCGCGATCAAGCCCGGCAAGCCGGTCTGGCTCGGCAAGGCCGCTGGCAAGCTCGTCCTTGGGCTCCCCGGAAATCCGACGTCCGCGCTCGTCACTGCTCGACTGTTCCTTGCGCCGCTCGTCGCCGGCCTCGCGGGACGCCCCGCCGCGCCAGGCGATGCCTGGACCACGATGGTGCTCGGCAGCCCCCTCGGAGCGAACGGCGATCGTGAGGCCTTTATCCGCGCCCGCCGAAGCGATGACGGCCGCGTCTACCCGCTCGATAACCAGGACTCGGGCGCGCAGCACGCGCTCGCCTATGCCGACGTCCTCCTGCGGTCACCTGCCCATGCGCAGGCACTGCCGGCAGGCGCCAGCGTCCCCGGTATCGAGTTCTAA
- the moaC gene encoding cyclic pyranopterin monophosphate synthase MoaC, with protein sequence MGLTHIDAQGRARMVDVGDKADTVRMAKAVGVLRCESDTLDAVAEGRVPKGAVVSTAEIAGIMAAKRTADLVPMCHPLALTSVAVAIAPDPAMPGFRIEASVKTKGPTGVEMEALTAVSVAALTLFDMLKAIDRTMTIDAIGVVEKSGGKSDDWKRP encoded by the coding sequence ATGGGATTGACGCACATCGACGCGCAGGGTCGCGCACGCATGGTCGATGTCGGCGACAAGGCCGACACGGTGCGCATGGCAAAGGCCGTGGGAGTGCTGCGCTGCGAGAGCGACACTCTCGACGCGGTGGCGGAAGGTCGCGTTCCCAAGGGTGCCGTCGTCTCCACGGCCGAGATCGCCGGTATCATGGCGGCCAAGCGCACGGCCGACCTCGTCCCCATGTGTCATCCTCTTGCGCTCACTTCGGTTGCGGTCGCGATCGCACCCGACCCGGCGATGCCCGGTTTCCGGATCGAGGCGAGCGTCAAGACCAAGGGACCGACGGGGGTCGAGATGGAGGCCCTGACCGCGGTTTCGGTCGCTGCGCTCACTCTCTTCGACATGCTCAAGGCAATCGACCGCACCATGACGATCGACGCGATCGGCGTCGTCGAAAAGTCGGGGGGCAAATCGGACGACTGGAAGCGGCCGTGA
- a CDS encoding site-specific DNA-methyltransferase, with protein MEAAGGLEEDQRGSGGVLPEPARAGIRVQAGKTRHTNNFGLGQSGRYRTNVVEYAGTNTFRKGRDADLAAHSTVKPTALVADFILDCSNRGDLVADPCIGSGTTLIAAHRTGRRGAGIEIDPGYADTALKRLAATSGLVPTLVGDGRSFDEIAAERLAWED; from the coding sequence GTGGAAGCAGCTGGTGGTCTGGAAGAAGACCAACGCGGGTCAGGGGGCGTTCTACCGGAGCCAGCACGAGCTGGTATTCGTGTTCAAGCGGGGAAGACCAGGCACACCAACAACTTCGGGCTCGGCCAGAGCGGTCGCTACCGCACCAACGTCGTCGAGTATGCGGGCACCAACACCTTCCGCAAGGGCCGCGACGCGGACCTCGCCGCACACAGCACGGTGAAGCCCACCGCGCTCGTCGCTGACTTCATCCTCGATTGTTCGAACCGGGGCGACCTCGTGGCCGATCCGTGTATCGGATCGGGCACCACGCTTATCGCCGCACACCGCACCGGCCGCCGCGGGGCGGGGATCGAGATCGATCCCGGCTACGCCGACACGGCGCTGAAGCGCCTCGCCGCCACCTCCGGTCTCGTGCCGACGCTCGTCGGCGATGGGCGCAGTTTCGACGAGATCGCAGCCGAACGCCTCGCCTGGGAGGACTGA
- a CDS encoding DUF5681 domain-containing protein: protein MEIDDGKGEEPEDGAVGYGRPPRQSRWKKGQSGNPSGRPKGTRGLKTDLRAELISRMEISMNGKRVSGTKQQLMLRTLTARAAAGDVKATRILIDLVLQVFGPEDQGGGPKTLSRPDQQILDELLGRKTGPSVIADARPQDRGGIGGETQDDAMSTNPDPDNHDTDR, encoded by the coding sequence ATGGAGATCGACGACGGGAAAGGCGAGGAGCCGGAAGATGGCGCAGTCGGCTACGGCCGTCCGCCACGGCAGTCGCGCTGGAAGAAGGGGCAGTCGGGCAACCCCTCGGGCCGCCCGAAAGGTACAAGGGGGCTCAAGACTGACCTGCGCGCCGAGCTGATCAGCCGCATGGAGATCAGCATGAACGGCAAGCGCGTGAGCGGAACGAAGCAGCAGCTGATGCTCCGTACGCTCACCGCACGGGCCGCCGCGGGCGACGTGAAGGCCACCCGCATCCTCATCGACCTCGTGTTGCAGGTATTCGGGCCCGAGGACCAGGGCGGCGGGCCGAAGACGTTGTCTCGCCCCGATCAGCAGATCCTCGACGAGTTGCTCGGTCGGAAGACCGGGCCCTCCGTCATTGCCGATGCTCGCCCGCAGGACCGGGGCGGGATCGGTGGCGAGACCCAAGATGACGCCATGTCCACGAACCCCGATCCCGACAACCACGATACCGACCGATGA